The stretch of DNA gcaggtaatgataatcttaaGAACTCATGGGCTTGATTCAGGATCGGAGGCTAATATTTCGTTCTCACAGCTGCAATAGAAGCTCGAGACAATCGGGCAGCTTCGTGAGGAAGTTGATATAATAAGGGCGGAGACCAAgggatggaaagatggcatggaccgTCTTGCTGCCGAAAAAGAAACTGTTCGGGCCCAATTGTTATCTACTGCAAGCCAACTTCAAGGCATGGAGGAGAAGAgcttggttcaagcaagaagactagaagagcttgaggctcggttggcctccgaacttgccaaggccaaatctgatgccGAGGAAGCAAAGGCTAatgcggatgcattcgtggccgtctatcgggccgatgctgaagctacTCAGGTACATACAAGAGAGGCAGTCGAGGCTGCTAGAGCTCGAGCGCATTGGGTTGCCGAACATGCTAAATGCCGATCTCAGATGGAGACTCTTGAGGAGATCTATGCTCGTGGTTTCGATCTCACAGAAGATATAAAAAAAGGCtaagagctcgaagccgatgctgaagccttggctttcgatgatgacaatgatgattggagcaagagcgggtccgagagcggggaggagcccgatggagaagcgATCGTCcccggagataaccaagaaacttagcccttagtttccatTTAGGtcttttgtgtagggtcctgttcggatgttgtaaatatttttgtatatatatataaagatcttttcttttcccgactTGCCTCTGTCTTATTCTatgtcttgtgaagattttgttttgcTCTAACTTGaataaaaatagcccttaggcttactggttgagtgagtgatttctcgaactcaaaataagagtagcctataggtttagtagtcgagtgagagtttgctcgaactcgaagtaatgtagcccacaTGCttgatggttgagtgagtgatttctcgaactcaaaataagagtagcacgtaggcttagtagttgagtgagagttggctcgaactagaagtaatgtagcccgtaggcttaatggttgagtgagtgatttctcgaactcagaataagagtagcctgtaggcttagtagtcgagtgagagttttcttcaactcgaagtaatgtatcccgtaggcttaatggtttagtgagtgatttctcgaacttgaagtaatgtagcccgtaggcttaatggttgagtaagtgatttctcgaactcaaaataagagtagctcgtaggcttaatagttgagtgagagtttgctcaaactcgaagtaatgtagccgtaggcttaatggttgagtgagtgatttctcgaactcaaaataagagtagcccataggcttagtagtcgagtgagtgcctgctcgaactcgaagtgatgtagcccataggctttataaGTCTagtggcagtccccgatttatggggtaatggtcggcccttgaACCTATTTGCgtaatagatcatgaaatagaggATGGGTTGTAAGACACGAGATATGGTCAAAGAAGTTTCTTTTCATGTCGTTATACATGTCTTTATATTTTGTACTAGGGATCGATCAATCTATACgagcatggtttgttttgaccatttCGCTCTTACAATATTTCTtatcggaaccctgttgttatgaagtaactttcttgcatagaacttgatatatttgagggtaatgccctaccagtattcgaggttgattgtaaaggggCCTCAGAttctgttgaattgctctaagttagcacgattaatggttgcctcattaaaaaccttgccgaaaaacccatttgggataaaactggtctaagggaaaaagagtacaacgcgtgctttcagacctaaggcttcgtgttgaatgatccatccttgttcctgatcgaactcttgcaagggttagtttcgaaatataaatgaacatgggagggtcgtaccttaacagtaatatcattttaggtgcgacacgttccaattgattggtagttgtttgccgtttataattccgagcttgtaggatcctttaccgacgttttcgagtacctgatatggtccttcccagtttggacccaattttccttcatatggatttcgggtgctgagggtgactttccttagcactaagtccccgattttaaaatggcgaagattggttctttgATTATAGTATCGTTCTTCGATTTGTGCTAAGGAGGCCAATTggacgaggctatgaatactcaCTCAATACAggagcttctcatttttcatccaataattcgaggctagtattcatagcctcgtgatttgactcttctgttgtatattggaacctggcactgggttccccgacttcgactggaatcaaggcttcggagccatatactaaggagaatggggttgcccTCGTACtgttttttgatgttgttcgatatgcccaaagaacttcgggtaggatttctctctattttcccttagcgtcgttcaaccttttcctTAGGTTTTGAACTATAgttttgttcgtcgattcggccagTCCGTTccttgataatatcctttttattttgtggtcttcgaggaatttcgtcactttgctgccgataaattgtttcccattgtctcACATTATTTcagcgggtatcccaaatcgacatacgatatgatcccagataaagtctataacctctttcccTCTTACtttttcgaacgcctgtgcttcaacccatttagagaaat from Nicotiana tomentosiformis chromosome 11, ASM39032v3, whole genome shotgun sequence encodes:
- the LOC138901561 gene encoding uncharacterized protein, which gives rise to MEERNALRLLSGQREEEIKGLRAELAKAHQDQTDLIEQLREEVDIIRAETKGWKDGMDRLAAEKETVRAQLLSTASQLQGMEEKSLVQARRLEELEARLASELAKAKSDAEEAKANADAFVAVYRADAEATQVHTREAVEAARARAHWVAEHAKCRSQMETLEEIYARGFDLTEDIKKG